One segment of Rosa chinensis cultivar Old Blush chromosome 6, RchiOBHm-V2, whole genome shotgun sequence DNA contains the following:
- the LOC112173753 gene encoding transcription factor bHLH74 isoform X2, protein MGSHDNEDMGFQHRNEGTLNCPSSGMSTNPQPEKVSRMAMSSGSIFKPSNAPDPFFGSGWDPLVSLSQSDNFGGSSVASQSEFTNPPYPIAMETQGMSSTSHLVQYPSDSSYVEMVPKLPCFGSGSFSEMVGSFGLPECAGISNPGCVANYNPNRDGGIDRTSTMGTQSLDDRQVSEEGALGSSPNGRRRKRVPESSPNKNAEGELNKDMSGESSDYLKEQDEKKTKLEENTAANLRGKQASKQTKENSQSGDAAKDSYIHVRARRGQATNSHSLAERVRREKISERMRLLQELVPGCNKITGKAVMLDEIINYVQSLQQQVEFLSMKLATVNPEVNIDIERILSKDGNLQNMPITAPQFPSLPQTVLDNELQGLFHMGFDSSSNIDCLGQNASRMKPEQ, encoded by the exons ATGGGTAGTCATGACAATGAGGATATGGGGTTCCAACATAGGAATGAGGGTACTCTGAATTGTCCCTCTTCAGGGATGAGCACCAATCCACAGCCTGAAAAGGTTTCAAGAATGGCAATGAGTTCAGGCTCTATTTTTAAGCCTTCAAATGCACCTGACCCTTTCTTTGGTTCTGGTTGGGATCCACTTGTTTCATTGAGTCAAAGTGATAACTTTGGAGGTTCCTCAGTTGCTTCTCAGAGTGAATTTACCAATCCTCCTTACCCTATAGCGATGGAAACTCAGGGAATGAGTAGCACATCCCACCTTGTTCAATATCCATCTGATTCGAGTTATGTTGAGATGGTTCCAAAGCTTCCATGTTTTGGAAGTGGGAGCTTCTCAGAAATGGTGGGTTCTTTTGGCCTGCCTGAGTGTGCTGGGATTTCTAACCCTGGGTGTGTTGCAAACTATAACCCAAACAGGGATGGAGGCATTGATAGGACTTCAACAATGGGCACACAATCGCTTGATGATCGCCAAGTATCCGAAGAGGGTGCTTTAGGATCTTCACCTAATGGCAGGAGAAGGAAGCGAGTTCCTGAATCCAGTCCAAATAAG AATGCTGAAGGGGAGCTTAACAAGGATATGTCTGGGGAAAGCTCTGATTACCTGAAAGAACAAGATGAGAAAAAAACCAAACTGGAAGAAAACACAGCTGCAAATTTGCGTGGTAAGCAGGCGAGCAAACAGACTAAAGAGAATTCTCAAAGTGGAGATGCTGCAAAAGATAGTTACATTCATGTGAGAGCTAGAAGGGGCCAGGCTACAAATAGTCATAGCCTTGCAGAAAGG GTAAGAAGAGAAAAGATCAGTGAGAGGATGAGATTGCTTCAAGAACTTGTTCCAGGGTGCAATaag ATAACTGGGAAGGCTGTAATGCTTGATGAGATCATCAACTATGTGCAATCTCTGCAACAGCAAGTTGAG TTTTTGTCAATGAAACTCGCAACAGTAAATCCAGAAGTGAACATTGATATAGAACGGATTCTATCGAAAGAT GGAAACTTGCAAAATATGCCAATTACAGCTCCACAATTTCCTTCCTTGCCTCAG ACTGTATTGGACAATGAGCTCCAAGGTCTATTTCATATGGGTTTTGATTCGAGTTCGAATATTGATTGCTTGGGACAAAATG CAAGCCGCATGAAACCCGAGCAATAA
- the LOC112173753 gene encoding transcription factor bHLH74 isoform X1, translating into MGSHDNEDMGFQHRNEGTLNCPSSGMSTNPQPEKVSRMAMSSGSIFKPSNAPDPFFGSGWDPLVSLSQSDNFGGSSVASQSEFTNPPYPIAMETQGMSSTSHLVQYPSDSSYVEMVPKLPCFGSGSFSEMVGSFGLPECAGISNPGCVANYNPNRDGGIDRTSTMGTQSLDDRQVSEEGALGSSPNGRRRKRVPESSPNKNAEGELNKDMSGESSDYLKEQDEKKTKLEENTAANLRGKQASKQTKENSQSGDAAKDSYIHVRARRGQATNSHSLAERVRREKISERMRLLQELVPGCNKITGKAVMLDEIINYVQSLQQQVEFLSMKLATVNPEVNIDIERILSKDIMNPRNGSGAIFGFSPGMNSSHPYPHGIFQGNLQNMPITAPQFPSLPQTVLDNELQGLFHMGFDSSSNIDCLGQNASRMKPEQ; encoded by the exons ATGGGTAGTCATGACAATGAGGATATGGGGTTCCAACATAGGAATGAGGGTACTCTGAATTGTCCCTCTTCAGGGATGAGCACCAATCCACAGCCTGAAAAGGTTTCAAGAATGGCAATGAGTTCAGGCTCTATTTTTAAGCCTTCAAATGCACCTGACCCTTTCTTTGGTTCTGGTTGGGATCCACTTGTTTCATTGAGTCAAAGTGATAACTTTGGAGGTTCCTCAGTTGCTTCTCAGAGTGAATTTACCAATCCTCCTTACCCTATAGCGATGGAAACTCAGGGAATGAGTAGCACATCCCACCTTGTTCAATATCCATCTGATTCGAGTTATGTTGAGATGGTTCCAAAGCTTCCATGTTTTGGAAGTGGGAGCTTCTCAGAAATGGTGGGTTCTTTTGGCCTGCCTGAGTGTGCTGGGATTTCTAACCCTGGGTGTGTTGCAAACTATAACCCAAACAGGGATGGAGGCATTGATAGGACTTCAACAATGGGCACACAATCGCTTGATGATCGCCAAGTATCCGAAGAGGGTGCTTTAGGATCTTCACCTAATGGCAGGAGAAGGAAGCGAGTTCCTGAATCCAGTCCAAATAAG AATGCTGAAGGGGAGCTTAACAAGGATATGTCTGGGGAAAGCTCTGATTACCTGAAAGAACAAGATGAGAAAAAAACCAAACTGGAAGAAAACACAGCTGCAAATTTGCGTGGTAAGCAGGCGAGCAAACAGACTAAAGAGAATTCTCAAAGTGGAGATGCTGCAAAAGATAGTTACATTCATGTGAGAGCTAGAAGGGGCCAGGCTACAAATAGTCATAGCCTTGCAGAAAGG GTAAGAAGAGAAAAGATCAGTGAGAGGATGAGATTGCTTCAAGAACTTGTTCCAGGGTGCAATaag ATAACTGGGAAGGCTGTAATGCTTGATGAGATCATCAACTATGTGCAATCTCTGCAACAGCAAGTTGAG TTTTTGTCAATGAAACTCGCAACAGTAAATCCAGAAGTGAACATTGATATAGAACGGATTCTATCGAAAGAT ATTATGAATCCACGGAATGGCAGTGGAGCTATTTTCGGGTTTAGTCCTGGAATGAACTCTTCTCACCCATACCCTCATGGTATTTTCCAGGGAAACTTGCAAAATATGCCAATTACAGCTCCACAATTTCCTTCCTTGCCTCAG ACTGTATTGGACAATGAGCTCCAAGGTCTATTTCATATGGGTTTTGATTCGAGTTCGAATATTGATTGCTTGGGACAAAATG CAAGCCGCATGAAACCCGAGCAATAA